In Deltaproteobacteria bacterium HGW-Deltaproteobacteria-18, the following proteins share a genomic window:
- a CDS encoding efflux RND transporter periplasmic adaptor subunit, producing MHPSLRPALFLIILLFLAACSQGDAPSKAEPRTIKAQTLRLARTEAHECRSLPGQVESRNSVTLASKTSGTVTEILAREGDVLTAGQIILRIDDAELQQREKSMRATAGQAGLESKALAARKAQAKATLERMQKLLRQAAVSRDDVDRAQAEYEALASQEKAMAAQSSAAGFQGAEIRALMQYSTVTSPLGGVLTRRHVDLGSFVQAGTPLAEVDDLKSGFDLVAQADESLLGRIEQGMNVVALIPSLSEAPFLTTLSAVIGQVDPASRSFRVKAALDSTPSPGMYGKICVPVGTAKKLLVPHSALRPRGELTTALIVDDESTLRLRIVKIGGVYQKAVLDGQTFILQTGTDQLSTAPTGAEILVEVLSGLSPDDEVVLSAPAVAREGDRLVRE from the coding sequence ATGCATCCATCCCTCCGACCCGCCCTGTTTTTGATAATCCTTCTGTTCCTTGCCGCATGCAGCCAGGGCGACGCCCCCTCCAAGGCCGAACCACGAACAATAAAGGCTCAGACTTTGCGCCTGGCCCGGACTGAGGCGCACGAATGCAGGAGCCTCCCCGGACAGGTCGAGTCGCGCAACAGTGTGACCCTGGCCAGCAAGACCAGCGGCACCGTGACTGAAATCCTGGCCAGGGAAGGGGATGTGCTCACGGCGGGACAGATCATCCTGCGCATCGACGACGCCGAACTGCAGCAGCGCGAAAAAAGCATGCGCGCCACTGCCGGACAGGCCGGGCTGGAGAGCAAGGCGCTGGCGGCGCGCAAGGCCCAGGCCAAGGCCACCCTGGAGCGCATGCAAAAACTGCTGCGCCAGGCAGCCGTGAGCCGCGACGATGTGGACCGGGCCCAGGCCGAATACGAGGCCCTGGCCAGTCAGGAAAAGGCCATGGCCGCACAGTCCAGCGCCGCCGGTTTCCAGGGCGCTGAAATCCGCGCGCTGATGCAATACAGCACCGTGACATCCCCATTGGGCGGGGTGCTGACCCGCCGCCATGTCGACCTTGGATCGTTCGTACAGGCCGGAACACCCCTGGCCGAGGTGGATGATCTGAAGAGCGGCTTCGACCTCGTGGCCCAGGCCGACGAATCCCTGCTCGGGCGCATCGAACAGGGCATGAACGTGGTCGCGCTCATTCCGTCCCTGTCCGAGGCTCCGTTCCTGACCACCCTCTCGGCCGTGATCGGCCAGGTGGACCCCGCCAGCCGATCCTTCAGGGTCAAGGCCGCCCTGGACTCCACGCCCAGCCCCGGCATGTACGGCAAGATCTGCGTACCCGTGGGCACGGCCAAAAAACTGCTGGTCCCGCACTCCGCCTTGAGGCCGCGCGGGGAACTGACCACGGCGCTCATCGTCGACGACGAATCCACGCTGCGACTGCGCATCGTAAAAATCGGCGGCGTCTATCAGAAAGCCGTACTGGACGGGCAGACCTTCATCCTCCAGACCGGGACGGACCAGCTGAGCACGGCGCCCACAGGGGCCGAGATCCTGGTCGAGGTGCTGTCCGGCCTCTCCCCGGACGACGAGGTGGTCCTCAGCGCGCCCGCCGTGGCCCGCGAAGGCGACCGGCTGGTCCGGGAGTAG